From Vogesella sp. XCS3, the proteins below share one genomic window:
- the trpE gene encoding anthranilate synthase component I: MTPQAFNELAQAGYNRIPVTLELFADLDTPLSVYLKLANQPYSYLLESVVGGERSGRYSFIGLPATTRIRVQGHSVQVEYGDKVIERYEGNPLTFIEEFSQRFNTPPIDGLPRFTGGLVGYFGYDTVRYVERRLADMQKPDPVGTPDILLMLSEELAVVDNLSGKLYLVVYADPAVPNALPKANARLAQLRARLRDNVAIPLSLPSTATTAQSEYGEEAFKRDVANAKNYILDGDIMQVVLAQRMSMPFTDSPLSLYRALRSLNPSPYMFFYHFDDFHVVGASPEILVRRENDTVTVRPIAGTRPRGKTRDEDQALAEDLLADPKEIAEHVMLMDLGRNDVGRVADTGSVKITDNMVIERYSHVMHIVSSVEGTVKPDVSNIDILKATFPAGTLSGAPKVRAMEIIDEFEPTKRGVYGGAVGYLGFTGDMDLAIAIRTAVIKNEVLYVQSGAGVVADSVPQSEWEETQNKARAVVRAAQLVQSGLDA, encoded by the coding sequence ATGACACCGCAAGCCTTCAACGAGCTGGCCCAGGCCGGCTACAACCGCATCCCCGTTACCCTCGAACTGTTCGCCGACCTGGACACCCCGCTATCGGTGTACCTGAAGCTGGCCAACCAGCCCTACTCCTACCTGCTGGAATCGGTGGTAGGTGGCGAGCGCTCCGGCCGCTACTCGTTTATCGGCCTGCCGGCCACCACCCGCATCCGCGTGCAAGGCCACAGCGTGCAGGTGGAGTACGGCGACAAAGTCATCGAACGCTACGAGGGCAACCCGCTGACCTTTATCGAAGAGTTCAGCCAGCGCTTCAACACCCCGCCTATCGACGGCCTGCCGCGTTTCACCGGCGGCCTGGTGGGCTACTTTGGCTACGATACCGTGCGCTATGTCGAGCGCCGCCTAGCCGACATGCAAAAGCCCGACCCGGTGGGTACGCCGGACATCCTGCTGATGCTGTCCGAAGAGCTGGCGGTGGTAGACAACCTGTCCGGCAAACTGTACCTGGTGGTCTACGCCGACCCGGCTGTACCCAACGCCTTGCCCAAGGCCAACGCCCGCCTGGCGCAGCTGCGCGCCCGCCTGCGCGACAACGTGGCCATCCCGCTGTCGCTGCCGTCCACCGCCACCACCGCACAAAGCGAATACGGCGAAGAGGCGTTCAAGCGCGACGTGGCCAACGCCAAAAACTACATACTGGACGGCGACATCATGCAAGTGGTGCTGGCCCAGCGCATGAGCATGCCGTTTACCGACTCGCCGCTATCGCTGTACCGCGCGCTGCGCAGCCTGAACCCGTCGCCCTATATGTTCTTCTACCACTTTGACGACTTCCACGTGGTAGGCGCCTCGCCGGAAATCCTGGTGCGCCGCGAAAACGATACCGTCACCGTGCGCCCCATCGCCGGCACCCGCCCGCGCGGCAAGACCCGTGACGAGGATCAGGCGCTGGCGGAAGACCTGCTGGCCGACCCGAAAGAAATCGCGGAACACGTGATGCTGATGGACCTGGGCCGCAACGACGTTGGCCGCGTAGCCGACACCGGCAGCGTGAAGATTACCGACAATATGGTGATCGAGCGCTACTCGCACGTGATGCACATCGTGTCCAGCGTGGAAGGCACGGTAAAGCCGGATGTCTCCAATATCGACATCCTGAAAGCCACCTTCCCGGCCGGCACCCTGTCCGGCGCGCCCAAAGTACGCGCCATGGAAATCATCGACGAGTTCGAGCCCACCAAGCGCGGCGTGTACGGTGGCGCCGTCGGCTACCTGGGCTTTACCGGCGACATGGACCTGGCCATTGCCATCCGTACCGCCGTGATCAAGAACGAGGTGCTATACGTACAGTCCGGCGCCGGCGTGGTAGCCGACTCGGTACCGCAGTCGGAATGGGAAGAAACCCAGAACAAGGCCCGCGCCGTGGTGCGCGCCGCCCAGCTGGTGCAAAGCGGCCTGGACGCCTGA